In a genomic window of Mageeibacillus indolicus UPII9-5:
- the rsmH gene encoding 16S rRNA (cytosine(1402)-N(4))-methyltransferase RsmH, whose protein sequence is MREETRSLQFSHVPVLLTECLKALDLKANGTYVDCTAGGAGHSAAILQRLGSGGRLFAFDKDPTARQAAAAKLAQVKTAATYELIAADFASLREELSKRNVFAVDGILADLGVSSPQLDTGERGFAYRLEGPLDMRMNPTCGRTAADILRLEDQATLTRIMREYGEERYAARIAAAVVKTRETKPLTGTGELVDLICKAVPAAARREKQHPAKRVFQSLRIAVNDELGALRKLLQQAPGLLKPDGHLVIITFHSLEDRLVKQAFRRWERPCRCPSGLPCVCGLASQGKADPPHGLVAGKTELAENPRSRSARVRVFRRNANPPLVEIFSGEASD, encoded by the coding sequence ATGAGAGAAGAAACCCGAAGTTTACAATTTTCCCATGTACCAGTGCTGTTGACAGAATGTTTGAAGGCATTGGACCTTAAGGCTAACGGTACCTATGTCGACTGTACGGCCGGCGGTGCCGGACACAGTGCCGCCATTTTGCAAAGACTCGGATCAGGTGGCCGACTTTTCGCTTTCGACAAAGACCCGACGGCACGTCAAGCCGCTGCCGCCAAATTGGCTCAAGTTAAAACAGCAGCAACCTATGAACTTATCGCTGCCGACTTTGCCTCATTGCGCGAAGAATTATCTAAGCGAAACGTCTTTGCTGTTGATGGGATTTTGGCTGATCTGGGCGTTTCTTCACCCCAACTGGATACCGGGGAACGCGGCTTTGCCTATCGGCTAGAGGGGCCGTTGGACATGCGTATGAATCCTACCTGCGGTAGAACGGCGGCAGATATTCTGCGTTTAGAAGATCAGGCGACATTGACTCGGATAATGCGCGAATACGGGGAAGAACGCTATGCTGCCCGAATCGCGGCCGCTGTCGTCAAAACGAGGGAGACCAAACCTTTGACCGGAACTGGCGAACTGGTTGACCTAATTTGCAAGGCCGTTCCGGCGGCTGCCCGCCGCGAAAAACAGCATCCGGCCAAACGAGTATTCCAAAGTCTGCGTATCGCCGTAAATGATGAATTGGGAGCTTTGCGTAAGCTGCTCCAACAAGCTCCTGGATTATTAAAGCCGGATGGCCACTTAGTAATTATAACCTTCCATTCATTGGAAGACCGCTTGGTCAAACAAGCGTTTCGACGGTGGGAGCGTCCCTGCCGCTGTCCGAGTGGTTTGCCCTGTGTTTGCGGATTAGCGTCCCAAGGCAAAGCAGACCCACCTCACGGCCTAGTTGCTGGAAAAACAGAACTGGCGGAAAACCCGCGTTCTCGCTCGGCCAGAGTGCGCGTGTTTCGGCGCAACGCCAATCCGCCGCTAGTTGAGATTTTTTCGGGTGAAGCGTCCGACTGA
- a CDS encoding UDP-N-acetylmuramoyl-tripeptide--D-alanyl-D-alanine ligase has translation MDPIRLKELIRATSGQLFFSADSAMRKEAMNYVLLGTSTDSRTIKRCEAFFALKGENFDGHAFVERAVRAGAVALVVSDLKCAELWQAELPTILVEDTLTALQKLAAYYRQNYLHTLVAITGSVGKTSTREMIAAALRPTLAVSCTGENLNNEIGVPQTVLKVRSACDVAVVEMGMDHAGDLTKLSRLAQPDIAVITNIGYCHIEQLGSQMAIMRAKAEIINGLKADGVLLLNADDPFLRQLAAEQKGKIKQAFVALNTCPPDLPGDCLVATDVKIEVDGCASFIIKLQQAPDLEKYGTMEAFVDSNRLPRIKLPVPGEHHVINALFGLATAHLLHQPLTLAANGLRDFSVIGNRQRIMNADGVVLINDTYNAAPESIRAGVKTLCFLAHSEKRRAIAVLGGIAELGNMADRLHYELGRYLATADLAEIWLCGPYVAAVAQGIADGDQAGDQADSQAGGKGDRSPGASGTEPAVDLASESVALTATNYTSESRARAEATIKPPVKVHVFADRDSLTAELLPTIQDRDIILIKGSHSFAMEKVCDAIISKRLAE, from the coding sequence ATGGATCCGATAAGATTAAAAGAACTGATAAGGGCAACCTCCGGTCAACTGTTTTTTTCAGCTGACTCGGCTATGCGGAAAGAGGCCATGAATTATGTTTTGCTCGGCACTTCAACCGACAGCCGGACGATAAAAAGATGCGAAGCATTTTTTGCCTTAAAAGGGGAAAACTTTGACGGCCATGCTTTTGTTGAACGAGCCGTGCGAGCCGGAGCAGTAGCCTTGGTAGTCAGCGATCTCAAGTGCGCCGAACTTTGGCAGGCTGAATTGCCGACTATATTGGTCGAGGATACATTGACCGCTTTGCAAAAATTGGCGGCTTATTATCGTCAAAACTATTTGCATACCTTGGTCGCTATCACTGGTAGTGTCGGCAAAACGTCAACCCGGGAAATGATTGCCGCCGCTTTGCGACCGACTTTGGCGGTTTCCTGTACAGGCGAAAATCTGAATAATGAGATCGGCGTGCCGCAAACCGTCCTGAAAGTTCGCAGTGCTTGTGATGTCGCTGTCGTTGAAATGGGCATGGATCACGCCGGCGATTTGACTAAATTAAGCAGATTGGCTCAGCCGGATATTGCGGTTATTACTAATATAGGGTACTGCCATATTGAGCAACTTGGCTCTCAAATGGCCATAATGCGGGCTAAGGCGGAAATTATTAACGGGCTGAAAGCGGACGGAGTGTTGTTGCTTAATGCTGATGATCCGTTTTTGCGTCAGTTGGCCGCGGAACAAAAAGGCAAGATTAAACAAGCTTTTGTGGCACTAAATACTTGTCCGCCGGATCTGCCTGGGGACTGTCTCGTTGCTACTGATGTGAAAATTGAAGTCGATGGTTGTGCGTCTTTTATTATAAAACTTCAGCAAGCGCCTGACTTAGAAAAATACGGGACCATGGAGGCTTTTGTCGATAGCAATCGGCTGCCCCGTATAAAATTACCGGTGCCGGGGGAGCATCATGTGATAAACGCCCTCTTCGGCTTAGCGACGGCTCATCTGTTGCATCAGCCGCTCACTTTAGCGGCCAACGGTTTGCGCGATTTCTCGGTAATCGGGAATCGTCAGCGGATTATGAACGCGGACGGAGTGGTGTTGATCAACGATACCTATAACGCCGCGCCGGAGTCAATACGAGCCGGGGTCAAGACTTTGTGTTTCTTAGCACATTCAGAAAAGCGCCGGGCAATTGCGGTGTTAGGTGGTATTGCTGAGCTTGGAAATATGGCGGATCGATTGCATTATGAATTGGGGCGGTACTTGGCGACAGCCGACTTGGCAGAAATTTGGCTCTGCGGTCCATACGTGGCCGCGGTGGCTCAAGGAATAGCTGATGGTGATCAGGCTGGCGATCAGGCCGACAGTCAGGCCGGCGGCAAAGGAGATAGAAGCCCCGGAGCTTCCGGCACGGAACCGGCAGTGGACCTCGCTTCAGAATCGGTGGCACTTACGGCCACAAATTACACTTCAGAATCGAGGGCGAGGGCTGAGGCGACGATTAAGCCCCCGGTCAAAGTTCATGTTTTCGCCGACCGTGACAGTTTGACCGCGGAACTATTGCCGACGATTCAAGACCGTGACATCATTCTGATTAAGGGTTCGCATTCTTTTGCGATGGAAAAAGTGTGTGATGCCATCATCAGTAAACGCTTGGCCGAATAA
- a CDS encoding penicillin-binding transpeptidase domain-containing protein, with protein MSNKISRSAIGMLSVMLVLCLFAVVLIGELFSIQIVQGTHYKKLAGANHFTKRQTYPERGKIEDTNGETLALTTYVYTIGITPATVRSNKAKDPPKREAIIDAFSKFLKLERSEVTRCFAKKDVTYVVLKKNISKEEYDPFAAYLNENRINGVAVDALPRRFYPKKDVASQVIGFAGLNERSLVGINGVEAYYNKILSGTPGYTYGEVDHYFGGQLPYTTPTETKPIPGSNLVLNIDSKLQREIQKIVTRYSNLFEAIDGATGLVMDTKTGAVLAMAQDVSYDLNHPYQTPRGYETGARAVKKERIVSHGYDLAELEKGINKQIEQLKKEEEDRKKEVEAARLDAAKEAAAAAEAQKKQTADRDGDAPKTNERNVSSSADFASPTNPSDRPNMANPSGTAKAANSVKPSKPVVHKQKFGPTTPHKFLGLLYKNFATWNLIEELKEPNPNYKGWSPLTDKYDMNFLNSHVWANLNVSSTYEPGSTMKSFTVATALEEHAFKLGEMFSDAPIWIRGFGEYAIHCHAFPDNHAYETVEQAYGNSCNPVMVQLAERVGIEKFYNYIHALGFYGATGVDLPAEAIGLLHNNPNVVDLAPMSFGESNTVTPLALATAYTALGNEGVMVKPQVAKYLTDVNGKIVRDFAPCPVRQVYSKETAKTMLAMMRSAFTKGIVTYANEPGYFPGGKSGTSTKKLLNGDDDDYSVMSVASIFPIDEPRFVVLAIIYGPNSDKTSCAQGMCRDIIRVTGRLRNVAKRYTEADLYQAIQPKEISYANGVKLQSIADYLALKDVEFELAPGMKYSDFFYTMYPLGKQKLNGYPVYYVSPNGDPPREEVDVPDFTGKTFEEAAELAYQRRINIRYDGNPLTGVVVGQSVEAKKDGKRQKIRKYEVIELKFGALSGYNPPQIRRVVDPPVTKSNDDGPAVTDPIWTTQRIYSPYGGVPEHNPYGG; from the coding sequence ATGAGCAATAAAATTTCCCGCTCCGCCATCGGCATGCTGTCGGTTATGCTGGTTCTGTGCCTCTTTGCCGTCGTCTTGATCGGTGAACTTTTCAGCATTCAAATCGTTCAGGGAACCCATTACAAAAAATTGGCCGGGGCCAACCATTTCACCAAACGGCAAACCTACCCCGAACGTGGCAAAATTGAAGATACCAATGGTGAAACACTGGCTTTGACGACTTATGTTTACACGATAGGTATAACCCCTGCCACCGTTCGCAGCAATAAAGCAAAAGATCCGCCCAAACGTGAAGCGATAATCGATGCTTTCAGCAAGTTTCTTAAACTCGAACGGTCGGAAGTTACCCGCTGCTTTGCCAAAAAAGACGTGACATATGTTGTTTTGAAAAAAAACATTTCCAAAGAAGAGTATGATCCTTTCGCCGCCTACCTAAACGAAAACCGCATCAACGGTGTAGCGGTAGATGCATTGCCCCGTCGGTTTTATCCGAAAAAAGATGTTGCTTCTCAAGTCATCGGTTTTGCGGGACTGAACGAGCGCAGTCTGGTCGGAATCAATGGGGTTGAGGCTTACTATAATAAAATCCTTTCCGGCACTCCCGGCTATACTTATGGTGAGGTTGACCACTATTTTGGCGGTCAGCTGCCTTATACTACCCCAACAGAAACTAAGCCCATCCCCGGTAGCAACCTTGTTTTGAACATTGACAGCAAGTTGCAACGCGAGATTCAAAAGATTGTCACCCGATATAGCAACTTGTTCGAAGCGATTGACGGTGCGACCGGTTTGGTAATGGATACGAAGACCGGCGCAGTTCTCGCCATGGCGCAAGATGTCAGCTACGATTTAAACCACCCTTACCAAACCCCACGCGGTTACGAGACCGGCGCCCGTGCGGTGAAGAAAGAACGTATCGTCAGTCACGGTTACGATTTGGCTGAGTTAGAAAAGGGCATCAACAAACAAATTGAGCAGCTAAAAAAAGAGGAAGAGGATCGCAAAAAAGAAGTGGAAGCGGCACGGCTTGATGCGGCCAAGGAAGCTGCCGCGGCGGCCGAAGCGCAAAAAAAGCAGACGGCGGATCGTGACGGAGATGCGCCAAAAACGAATGAGCGCAACGTTTCTTCTTCGGCTGATTTCGCTTCGCCGACCAACCCGTCCGATAGGCCCAATATGGCGAACCCCTCCGGTACGGCCAAGGCTGCCAATTCTGTCAAACCTAGCAAACCCGTAGTACACAAGCAAAAATTCGGGCCGACGACCCCGCATAAATTTTTAGGCCTTTTGTACAAAAATTTTGCCACATGGAATTTGATCGAAGAACTGAAAGAACCAAATCCCAACTACAAAGGTTGGTCACCGCTTACCGACAAATACGACATGAATTTCCTCAATTCCCATGTTTGGGCGAATTTAAATGTCAGCAGCACTTATGAGCCGGGTTCGACAATGAAGTCCTTTACAGTTGCCACTGCTCTGGAGGAACACGCGTTTAAGCTCGGAGAGATGTTCAGCGATGCGCCTATTTGGATCCGCGGTTTTGGCGAATACGCCATTCACTGCCATGCTTTTCCCGACAACCATGCCTACGAAACTGTTGAACAGGCCTACGGTAATTCCTGCAACCCGGTAATGGTACAACTGGCGGAACGGGTCGGTATCGAAAAATTTTATAACTATATTCATGCCTTGGGTTTTTACGGTGCCACCGGTGTCGATTTGCCGGCGGAGGCGATCGGCCTCTTGCACAATAATCCTAATGTGGTCGACCTTGCTCCGATGTCTTTCGGCGAATCTAACACCGTCACTCCACTTGCTTTGGCCACTGCTTATACCGCTTTGGGTAATGAAGGCGTGATGGTGAAACCACAAGTTGCGAAATATTTGACAGATGTCAACGGTAAAATCGTGCGAGACTTTGCCCCCTGCCCGGTAAGACAGGTGTACAGCAAAGAGACGGCCAAAACTATGCTGGCTATGATGCGGTCCGCTTTTACCAAAGGAATTGTCACCTACGCGAATGAGCCGGGCTATTTCCCCGGTGGTAAATCAGGTACGTCAACCAAAAAATTGCTCAACGGTGATGACGACGATTACAGCGTTATGTCGGTAGCCTCGATTTTCCCGATTGATGAGCCGCGATTCGTCGTCCTGGCCATCATTTATGGCCCTAATTCCGACAAAACCTCCTGCGCCCAGGGAATGTGCCGAGATATTATCCGAGTCACCGGCCGTTTGCGTAATGTCGCCAAACGTTATACCGAAGCCGATTTGTATCAGGCGATACAGCCTAAGGAAATATCTTACGCCAACGGGGTCAAACTTCAGTCGATTGCCGACTATCTGGCCTTGAAAGACGTGGAATTTGAGCTGGCGCCGGGCATGAAATACAGCGATTTCTTTTATACAATGTATCCGCTGGGAAAACAAAAATTAAACGGCTACCCGGTGTATTACGTCAGCCCGAATGGCGATCCGCCGCGCGAAGAAGTGGATGTGCCTGATTTTACCGGCAAAACATTTGAAGAAGCAGCTGAACTTGCTTATCAACGGCGCATAAATATTCGCTATGACGGCAATCCGTTGACCGGCGTAGTCGTTGGTCAGTCGGTTGAGGCCAAGAAAGACGGAAAAAGGCAGAAAATAAGAAAATATGAAGTTATTGAATTGAAGTTCGGTGCTTTGTCCGGCTACAATCCGCCGCAAATTAGGCGGGTGGTCGATCCTCCTGTCACCAAAAGTAATGACGATGGCCCGGCGGTAACCGATCCTATTTGGACAACACAACGAATATACAGTCCGTACGGCGGCGTGCCTGAGCATAATCCGTACGGTGGTTGA
- the mraY gene encoding phospho-N-acetylmuramoyl-pentapeptide-transferase — translation MDILELLIGFLILIAVACGTALNGKFLLPQLRRLHLGQRVRDDGPKTHLVKTGTPTFGGLMFLPPIAVVGLVLYLIGGFRSDIGILTLLILAMGAIGFVDDFVKVRINKEGLTVRQKTGLMLGLCVLAALYIIFAHGDPVIYLFFPPYRLVVFGAWRIIYALFVVVYLYFCINAVNLTDGLDGLASGVTAVVSISLGLLILSTANYSPDLDRISFAVAGGCLGFLVYNRYPAKVFMGDTGSLALGAAVSMIPLLMGIPWLFALYGIIYVTEALSVVIQVSFFKATHGRRIFRMSPIHHHFELGGWPETKIVRVFILVTVVGIIIGLLLVNMCKI, via the coding sequence ATGGACATACTTGAACTTTTAATCGGCTTCCTTATATTGATCGCTGTCGCCTGCGGTACAGCATTGAATGGCAAATTTTTATTGCCGCAACTGCGCCGCCTCCACCTAGGCCAACGCGTGCGTGATGACGGCCCCAAAACCCATTTAGTAAAAACAGGCACTCCGACCTTCGGTGGACTGATGTTCCTACCGCCGATAGCCGTAGTTGGTTTAGTGTTGTATCTGATCGGCGGCTTCAGATCAGATATTGGTATCCTGACCTTACTTATATTGGCGATGGGTGCGATCGGATTTGTTGACGATTTTGTTAAAGTTCGCATAAATAAAGAAGGTCTCACGGTTCGCCAAAAAACCGGCCTGATGCTTGGCCTTTGTGTGTTGGCTGCATTGTACATAATTTTTGCACATGGCGACCCGGTGATATACCTGTTCTTTCCACCATATCGTTTGGTGGTCTTCGGAGCATGGCGCATAATTTATGCCCTATTTGTAGTTGTTTATTTATATTTTTGCATTAATGCGGTTAATTTAACCGATGGGCTCGACGGACTGGCTTCCGGCGTTACCGCCGTGGTAAGCATCAGCCTTGGACTGCTTATTTTGTCGACCGCCAACTATTCACCCGACCTGGACCGGATCTCTTTCGCGGTTGCCGGCGGCTGCCTTGGCTTTCTAGTATATAACCGTTATCCGGCGAAAGTATTTATGGGTGACACCGGTTCCTTGGCTTTAGGCGCGGCAGTGAGTATGATTCCGCTGCTGATGGGTATACCCTGGTTGTTTGCCTTGTACGGTATAATTTATGTGACCGAAGCCCTATCGGTGGTTATTCAAGTCAGCTTTTTTAAAGCCACACACGGTCGCCGCATCTTTCGTATGTCCCCGATTCACCATCACTTTGAATTGGGAGGCTGGCCTGAAACAAAAATTGTCCGCGTCTTTATTTTAGTAACCGTGGTCGGCATAATCATCGGGCTACTTCTGGTAAATATGTGCAAAATTTAA